A single genomic interval of Mycolicibacterium holsaticum DSM 44478 = JCM 12374 harbors:
- a CDS encoding poly-gamma-glutamate hydrolase family protein produces MRQPGHTYFAYGSNLCAQQMARRCPGAADPRPAMLADHDWLINERGVATVEPFDGSQVHGVLWRLTDHDLATLDSAEGVPVRYRRDRLTVHTDDGPAEAWVYIDHRVEPGPPRPGYLERIIDGARHHGLPQRWVEFLKRWDPAGWPRTAEAANTPAPQSLSELLAEPGMIEYSTLRSRFGFLAIHGGGLEQMTDVIAERAADAANASLYVLRHPDHYPHHLPSARYRAQESERLAEYLAHVDVVISLHGYGRIGRSTQLLAGGRNRALAEHLARHVEIPGYRVITDLDAIPRELRGLHPDNPVNRARGGGTQLELSPRVRGISPRSQLPGDDGLSPATSALVQGLVATAHSWHPQSA; encoded by the coding sequence ATGCGTCAGCCCGGGCACACGTATTTCGCGTACGGGTCCAACCTGTGCGCGCAGCAGATGGCCCGGCGCTGTCCCGGGGCCGCCGATCCCCGCCCGGCGATGCTCGCCGACCACGACTGGCTGATCAACGAACGCGGGGTGGCCACCGTCGAACCGTTCGACGGATCGCAAGTGCATGGCGTGCTGTGGCGGCTCACCGATCACGACCTGGCCACCCTGGACAGCGCCGAAGGCGTTCCGGTGCGGTATCGCCGCGACCGGCTCACCGTGCACACCGACGACGGCCCCGCCGAGGCCTGGGTCTACATCGACCACCGCGTCGAACCCGGCCCGCCGCGGCCCGGCTACCTGGAGCGGATCATCGACGGCGCGCGGCACCACGGCCTGCCGCAGCGTTGGGTCGAGTTCCTCAAACGATGGGATCCCGCGGGTTGGCCCCGTACCGCCGAAGCAGCGAATACCCCGGCGCCACAATCTCTTTCAGAGTTGCTGGCCGAGCCCGGCATGATCGAGTACAGCACGCTACGGTCACGTTTCGGCTTTCTGGCCATCCACGGCGGCGGCCTGGAGCAGATGACCGACGTCATCGCCGAACGCGCCGCTGACGCGGCGAACGCGTCGCTGTACGTGCTTCGCCACCCCGACCACTACCCGCACCACCTGCCGTCGGCGCGGTACCGCGCGCAGGAATCCGAACGGCTCGCGGAGTACCTGGCCCACGTCGACGTGGTGATCTCGCTGCACGGGTACGGCCGCATCGGCCGCAGCACACAGCTGTTGGCCGGTGGCCGCAACCGGGCGCTGGCCGAGCACCTCGCACGTCACGTCGAGATACCCGGCTACCGGGTCATCACCGACCTGGACGCGATCCCGCGTGAACTGCGCGGCCTGCACCCGGACAACCCCGTCAACCGGGCCCGCGGCGGCGGCACGCAGCTGGAGTTGTCCCCGCGGGTGCGCGGCATCAGTCCCCGTAGCCAACTGCCCGGCGATGACGGATTGTCCCCGGCGACATCGGCATTGGTGCAGGGGCTTGTCGCGACCGCGCATTCCTGGCACCCGCAGTCGGCTTAA
- a CDS encoding NAD(P)H-dependent amine dehydrogenase family protein has product MTIKVAAIGTGNVGRHALRQLITDPRFELTAVWVSSESKVGKDAAELAGLPNSTGIVATTDLDAVLATDPRCAVYTAMADNRLVEALEDYRRILAAGVNVVGSSAVFLQHPWGVLPDEMIKPIEAAAQQGNSTIFVNGIDPGFANDLLPLALAGTCQSIKQIRCMEIINYDTYDSATVMFDVMGFGKPLDETPMLLQPGVLSLAWGSVVRQLAAGLGIELDEVTETFVREPAPEDFDIAAGHIEKGTAAALRFEVRGMKDGEIATVLEHVTRLRDDLRPDWPQPAQDGGSYRVVVTGEPSYTLDLCQSSPNGDHNHAGLVATAARVVNAIPAVLDAPPGISTTLDLPLITGKGLYARS; this is encoded by the coding sequence ATGACAATCAAAGTCGCCGCGATCGGCACCGGCAACGTCGGTCGCCACGCGCTACGCCAACTCATCACCGACCCTCGTTTCGAGCTCACCGCCGTGTGGGTATCGAGTGAGTCCAAGGTCGGCAAGGACGCCGCTGAGCTTGCCGGGCTGCCGAATTCGACGGGCATCGTGGCCACCACCGACCTCGACGCCGTGCTGGCCACCGACCCGCGGTGCGCGGTCTACACCGCGATGGCCGACAACCGGCTGGTCGAAGCGCTGGAGGACTACCGCCGCATCCTGGCGGCCGGCGTCAACGTCGTCGGCAGCAGCGCGGTGTTCCTGCAGCACCCGTGGGGGGTGCTGCCCGACGAGATGATCAAACCGATCGAAGCGGCTGCGCAACAAGGAAACTCCACGATCTTTGTCAACGGGATCGATCCCGGCTTCGCCAACGATCTGCTGCCGCTCGCGCTCGCGGGCACCTGCCAGAGCATCAAGCAGATCCGCTGCATGGAGATCATCAACTACGACACCTACGACAGCGCAACGGTGATGTTCGACGTGATGGGCTTCGGCAAGCCGCTCGACGAAACCCCGATGCTGCTGCAACCCGGTGTGCTGAGCCTGGCGTGGGGGTCGGTGGTGCGCCAGCTCGCCGCCGGGCTGGGCATCGAACTCGACGAGGTGACCGAGACATTCGTGCGCGAACCAGCGCCCGAGGACTTCGACATCGCGGCCGGCCACATCGAAAAGGGCACCGCGGCGGCCCTGCGCTTCGAGGTGCGCGGGATGAAGGACGGTGAAATCGCCACGGTGCTCGAACACGTCACCCGGCTGCGTGACGACCTGCGCCCGGATTGGCCGCAGCCGGCGCAGGACGGCGGTTCATACCGCGTCGTCGTCACCGGTGAGCCGTCCTACACCCTTGACCTGTGCCAAAGCAGTCCCAACGGCGATCACAACCACGCCGGCCTCGTCGCCACGGCCGCTCGTGTGGTCAATGCGATTCCCGCGGTGCTGGACGCACCGCCGGGTATCAGCACGACCCTCGACTTACCCCTCATCACCGGAAAAGGGTTGTACGCTCGCAGTTAA
- a CDS encoding glutamate--cysteine ligase 2 codes for MATHPTLGVEEEFLLADPASGEPVAVNVETARHAAERGVKLQLELTSCQIETTSDVFGAGHELRADLLRLRRAAAEAATASGAQLLAVGLPPAVPHQFPITDTPRYREIGDKFGMIAHEQGICGCHVHVAVPSREAAIRVSNRLRPWLPVLLALTANSAVYRNTDTGYASWRSVLWARWPSAGPPPHFDSVDEYDAVVAMLRDAGAVLDDGMVYWDVRPSATFPTIEVRVADVPATVAETVLLAMLVRATVMTALDEERQGQPVPALAPHALKAAYWKSARDGLDGEAVDLLEGHHSVPARLLLDRLVDRVRPALEAVGDFDAVTEELVRVTEQGNGAMRQRRAWQRRHDVADVIAAATEATTSGC; via the coding sequence ATGGCCACCCATCCCACGCTCGGCGTCGAAGAAGAGTTTCTGCTCGCCGATCCGGCATCCGGCGAACCGGTCGCCGTCAACGTCGAAACCGCGCGCCACGCCGCCGAGCGGGGGGTGAAGCTGCAACTCGAGCTGACCAGCTGCCAGATCGAAACCACCAGCGACGTCTTCGGCGCCGGCCACGAGTTGCGTGCCGACCTGCTTCGGTTGCGTCGCGCGGCCGCCGAGGCCGCCACAGCCAGCGGTGCCCAACTTCTCGCCGTCGGGTTGCCGCCCGCGGTGCCGCACCAGTTCCCGATCACCGACACCCCGCGATACCGGGAAATCGGGGACAAGTTCGGCATGATCGCCCACGAGCAGGGCATCTGCGGATGCCACGTGCACGTCGCGGTCCCCAGCCGCGAGGCCGCCATCCGGGTCAGCAATCGGCTTCGCCCGTGGCTGCCGGTTCTGCTTGCCCTGACGGCTAATTCGGCGGTGTACCGCAACACCGACACCGGCTACGCCAGCTGGCGCAGCGTGCTGTGGGCGCGCTGGCCCAGCGCCGGGCCGCCGCCGCACTTCGACTCCGTCGACGAGTACGACGCCGTCGTCGCGATGCTGCGCGACGCCGGGGCCGTGCTCGACGACGGCATGGTCTATTGGGATGTCCGTCCGTCGGCGACCTTCCCGACCATCGAGGTGCGTGTCGCCGACGTGCCGGCCACGGTCGCCGAGACGGTGCTGCTGGCCATGTTGGTCAGGGCGACGGTGATGACGGCGCTCGACGAGGAGCGTCAGGGCCAACCGGTGCCGGCGCTGGCGCCGCACGCGTTGAAGGCCGCGTACTGGAAGTCCGCCCGTGACGGCCTGGACGGCGAGGCGGTCGACCTGCTGGAGGGCCATCACAGCGTGCCCGCGCGCCTGCTGCTGGACCGCCTCGTCGATCGTGTCCGCCCGGCGTTGGAAGCGGTCGGTGACTTCGACGCGGTCACCGAGGAACTCGTCCGCGTGACCGAACAGGGCAACGGCGCCATGCGGCAACGCCGCGCCTGGCAGCGCCGCCACGACGTCGCCGACGTCATCGCCGCGGCCACCGAGGCCACCACGTCGGGCTGTTAG
- a CDS encoding GAF and ANTAR domain-containing protein — protein MADLTSPHGLAQRMAELARASAAPRSVEEVLSDVTATARELMPGADTAGVLLVGRGGKFESLAATSELPHQLDELQMTFDEGPCVQAALDDVIVRTEDFRAEERWPKYAPACVELGVLSGLSVKLYTADRTAGALNLFSFRPHAFDAQDETVATILAAHAAAAILASRHGEQLVSALSTRDRIGQAKGIIMERYGVDDVRAFEMLRQISQDGNIRLAEVAQRVIDTRNS, from the coding sequence ATGGCTGACCTTACGAGCCCGCACGGGCTGGCGCAACGGATGGCCGAGTTGGCACGGGCCTCCGCGGCGCCGCGCAGTGTCGAGGAAGTGCTGTCCGACGTAACCGCCACGGCACGAGAGTTGATGCCCGGTGCCGACACGGCCGGCGTCTTGCTGGTGGGCAGGGGCGGCAAATTCGAATCGTTGGCGGCCACGTCAGAGCTGCCGCACCAACTCGATGAGCTTCAGATGACGTTCGACGAGGGCCCGTGCGTGCAGGCCGCCCTCGACGACGTGATCGTGCGCACCGAGGACTTCCGCGCCGAAGAGCGGTGGCCCAAGTACGCACCTGCGTGCGTCGAGTTGGGGGTGCTCAGCGGGCTGTCGGTAAAGCTGTACACCGCCGACCGCACGGCCGGCGCGCTGAACCTGTTCAGTTTCCGACCGCATGCGTTCGATGCCCAAGACGAAACGGTGGCCACGATTTTGGCGGCGCACGCGGCGGCGGCGATTCTGGCCAGCCGCCACGGCGAGCAGCTGGTGTCGGCGCTGTCCACCAGGGACCGCATCGGCCAGGCCAAAGGCATCATCATGGAACGCTACGGCGTCGACGACGTGCGGGCGTTCGAGATGCTCAGGCAGATCTCCCAGGATGGCAACATACGGCTCGCCGAGGTCGCGCAGCGCGTCATCGACACGAGAAACAGCTGA
- a CDS encoding carbohydrate kinase family protein, translating into MTEPGSPQRALVIGEALIDVVERDGHITGEYVGGSPLNVAVGLARLGRGVDFLTHIGDDPHGRRIADHVKHSGVQLVSGSMSAQRTPTARASLDSDGSAQYVFDIEWQLTGTPEVTPPLVAHTGSIAAVLEPGCRAAAALLDTYHPAATVTFDPNVRAVLVDDDDGARGRIDRLVERSDVVKASDEDMRWIDPDRSPEQLAQTWLGLGPSIVAVTMGDRGAFALCAAGAVHVPALQVDVVDTVGAGDAFMSGLIDALWSLGLLGAQRRRDLAHISTESLTGAVQTAALSSALTVARPGADLPDRETRDAARQSAILG; encoded by the coding sequence ATGACCGAGCCGGGCAGCCCGCAGCGGGCCCTGGTGATCGGCGAGGCGTTGATCGACGTCGTCGAGCGCGACGGCCACATCACAGGCGAATACGTCGGCGGCAGCCCGCTCAACGTCGCCGTCGGCCTGGCCAGGCTGGGCCGGGGCGTCGACTTCCTCACCCACATCGGCGACGACCCGCACGGTCGGCGTATTGCCGATCACGTGAAACACTCTGGGGTGCAGCTAGTTTCAGGAAGTATGAGCGCTCAGCGCACGCCGACCGCGCGAGCCAGCCTCGACTCCGACGGGTCAGCGCAGTACGTGTTCGACATCGAGTGGCAGCTCACCGGCACACCCGAAGTGACACCGCCCCTTGTCGCACATACCGGATCGATCGCCGCGGTGCTGGAGCCGGGTTGCCGCGCCGCCGCGGCGCTGCTGGACACCTACCACCCGGCGGCCACCGTGACGTTCGACCCTAACGTGCGCGCGGTGCTCGTCGACGACGACGACGGCGCACGTGGGCGCATCGACCGGCTCGTCGAACGCAGCGACGTGGTCAAGGCCAGCGACGAGGACATGCGCTGGATCGACCCGGACCGCAGCCCCGAACAACTCGCGCAGACGTGGCTGGGGCTGGGCCCGTCGATCGTGGCGGTGACGATGGGCGACCGAGGCGCGTTCGCACTGTGCGCGGCGGGCGCCGTGCACGTGCCTGCGCTGCAGGTCGACGTGGTGGACACGGTCGGCGCAGGCGACGCGTTCATGTCGGGTCTGATCGACGCGTTGTGGTCACTGGGCCTGCTGGGCGCCCAGCGGCGCCGGGACCTGGCCCACATCAGCACCGAAAGTCTGACCGGCGCGGTGCAGACCGCGGCGCTGTCGTCGGCGCTGACGGTCGCCCGGCCCGGCGCCGACTTGCCAGATCGCGAAACCCGCGATGCCGCCCGCCAATCAGCCATACTGGGCTAA
- a CDS encoding Ku protein encodes MRSIWKGSIAFGLVNVPVKVYSATEDHDVKFRQVHAKDNGRIRYKRVCEVCGEVVEYRDIARAYESDDGQTVIITDEDIATLPEERSREIDVMEFVPASDIDPMMYDKSYFLEPEGKSTKSYVLLTKTLKETDRVAIVHFALRNKTRLAALRVQDFSKRDVMVIQTLLWPDEIRDPDFPVLDKEVDIKPAELKMAGQVVDSMTDDFNPDRYHDDYQEQLHELIQAKLEGGEAFTAEEQPQELDETEDVSDLLAKLEASVKARREGGDSDGSAKKSTAKKASAKKAPAKKAAKKAAKKSPAKKTAKKAAAKK; translated from the coding sequence ATGCGTTCCATCTGGAAAGGCTCCATCGCCTTCGGCCTGGTGAACGTCCCGGTCAAGGTGTACAGCGCCACCGAGGACCACGACGTCAAGTTCCGCCAGGTCCATGCCAAGGACAACGGGCGCATCCGCTACAAGCGGGTCTGCGAGGTGTGCGGCGAGGTCGTCGAATACCGCGACATCGCCAGGGCTTACGAATCCGACGACGGCCAGACGGTGATCATCACCGACGAGGACATCGCGACGCTGCCCGAGGAGCGCAGCCGGGAGATCGACGTGATGGAGTTCGTGCCCGCGAGCGACATCGATCCGATGATGTACGACAAGAGCTATTTCCTGGAGCCCGAGGGCAAGTCGACGAAGTCCTATGTCCTGCTGACCAAGACGCTCAAGGAGACCGACCGCGTCGCGATCGTGCATTTCGCGCTGCGCAACAAGACCCGGCTGGCGGCGCTGCGGGTGCAGGACTTCTCCAAGCGCGACGTGATGGTGATCCAGACCCTGCTGTGGCCCGACGAGATCCGGGATCCCGACTTCCCGGTCCTCGACAAGGAAGTCGACATCAAGCCCGCCGAGTTGAAGATGGCAGGTCAGGTGGTCGACTCGATGACCGACGACTTCAACCCGGACCGCTACCACGACGACTACCAGGAACAGCTGCACGAACTGATCCAGGCGAAACTCGAAGGCGGCGAAGCGTTTACCGCCGAGGAGCAGCCGCAGGAGCTTGACGAGACCGAGGACGTCTCGGATCTGCTGGCCAAGCTCGAGGCCAGCGTCAAGGCGCGGCGCGAGGGCGGCGACTCAGACGGGTCGGCCAAGAAGTCGACAGCGAAGAAGGCTTCCGCCAAGAAAGCACCGGCGAAAAAGGCCGCGAAGAAGGCGGCCAAGAAATCCCCCGCCAAGAAGACCGCCAAGAAGGCCGCCGCCAAGAAGTAG
- a CDS encoding Nramp family divalent metal transporter yields the protein MASDQRARLRPSWVLLGPAFVAAIAYVDPGNVAANVSAGAQFGYLLVWVIVVANAMACLVQYLSAKLGLVSGLSLPEAVGGQMRRRSRLAYWLQAELVAMATDLAEVVGGAIALYLLFDLPLLTGGVITGVVSLLLLVVKDRRGQQMFERVITGLLLVIAIGFLTSLFVAPPPAAEVAGGLLPKFAGTESVLLAAAMLGATVMPHAVYLHSGLTRDRHGHPEPGPMRRMLLRATRWDVGIAMVVAGAVNLSMLLVAATNLQGQDDTDSIEGAHAAVQHTLGTTVALLFAIGLLASGLASSSVGAYAGAMIMQGLLHRAIPLLVRRLITLTPALVILAIGLDPTRALVLSQVVLSFGIPFALIPLVRLTSSRRLMGEDVNHRVTTALGWIVAGLITLLNVVLIYLTVTG from the coding sequence GTGGCGAGCGACCAGAGGGCACGGCTGCGGCCGAGTTGGGTGCTGCTCGGACCCGCGTTTGTCGCCGCGATTGCCTACGTCGACCCCGGCAACGTCGCGGCCAACGTCAGTGCCGGAGCCCAGTTCGGCTACCTACTGGTGTGGGTGATCGTCGTGGCGAATGCGATGGCCTGCCTGGTGCAGTACCTGTCGGCCAAGCTGGGTCTGGTCAGCGGTCTGTCACTGCCGGAGGCGGTGGGCGGCCAGATGCGTCGACGCAGCCGGCTGGCGTACTGGCTACAGGCCGAATTGGTCGCTATGGCAACCGATCTCGCGGAGGTGGTCGGTGGCGCCATCGCGCTGTACCTGCTGTTCGACCTGCCGCTGCTGACCGGCGGGGTGATCACCGGGGTGGTCTCGCTGCTGCTGCTCGTGGTCAAGGACCGGCGCGGCCAGCAGATGTTCGAACGCGTCATCACCGGACTGCTGCTGGTGATCGCCATCGGATTTCTCACCAGCCTGTTCGTTGCGCCGCCGCCGGCCGCCGAGGTCGCCGGGGGGCTGCTGCCGAAGTTCGCCGGGACCGAGAGCGTGCTGCTGGCGGCGGCGATGCTCGGAGCCACCGTGATGCCGCACGCGGTGTACCTGCACTCAGGTCTGACCCGCGACCGCCATGGTCATCCCGAGCCGGGCCCGATGCGCCGCATGCTGCTGCGGGCGACGCGGTGGGACGTCGGCATCGCGATGGTCGTCGCGGGTGCGGTGAACCTCTCGATGCTGCTGGTCGCGGCGACCAACCTGCAGGGGCAGGACGACACCGACTCCATCGAGGGAGCCCACGCCGCGGTCCAGCACACGCTGGGCACGACGGTCGCGCTGCTGTTCGCGATCGGCCTGCTGGCCTCGGGCCTGGCGTCGTCGTCGGTGGGCGCCTACGCCGGCGCGATGATCATGCAGGGACTGCTGCACCGCGCCATCCCGCTGCTGGTGCGGCGCCTGATCACGCTGACGCCCGCGTTGGTGATTCTGGCGATCGGGCTGGATCCGACCCGCGCGTTGGTGTTGTCGCAGGTGGTGCTGTCGTTCGGGATCCCGTTCGCGTTGATCCCGTTGGTGCGGCTGACGAGCAGTCGGCGTCTGATGGGCGAGGACGTCAACCATCGCGTCACGACGGCGCTGGGCTGGATCGTCGCCGGGCTGATTACCCTGCTGAATGTGGTGCTGATTTACCTGACCGTGACCGGCTAG
- a CDS encoding SDR family oxidoreductase codes for MILDRFRLDDQVAVVTGAGRGLGAAMALAFAEAGADVVIAARTQAQLEEVAEQINAVGRRAHIVVADLAHPEDTAQLAGRAVAAFGKLDIVVNNVGGTMPNALLSTSTKDLRDAFTFNVTTAHALTTAAVPLMLEHSGGGSIINITSTMGRVAGRGFAAYGTAKAALAHYTRLAALDLCPRIRVNAIAPGSILTSALDIVASNDELREPMEKATPMRRLGRPEDIAAAAVYLASPAGSYLTGKTLEVDGGLTFPNLDMPIPDL; via the coding sequence GTGATTCTTGACAGGTTTCGACTGGACGACCAAGTCGCCGTGGTGACTGGAGCGGGCCGGGGACTCGGCGCGGCGATGGCACTGGCGTTCGCGGAAGCCGGTGCAGACGTGGTGATCGCGGCACGCACCCAGGCCCAACTGGAAGAAGTCGCCGAACAGATCAACGCCGTCGGGCGCAGGGCGCACATCGTGGTCGCCGACCTCGCTCACCCCGAGGACACCGCCCAACTGGCCGGCCGGGCCGTCGCAGCGTTCGGGAAACTAGACATCGTCGTCAACAACGTCGGCGGCACCATGCCCAACGCGCTGCTGAGCACCTCCACCAAAGACCTGCGCGACGCGTTCACCTTCAACGTCACCACCGCGCACGCGCTCACCACGGCGGCTGTTCCGCTGATGCTCGAGCACTCCGGCGGCGGCAGCATCATCAACATCACCTCGACGATGGGACGCGTCGCGGGCCGCGGCTTCGCCGCCTACGGCACGGCCAAGGCCGCGCTGGCGCACTACACCCGGTTGGCCGCGCTGGACCTGTGCCCGCGGATCCGGGTCAACGCGATCGCGCCCGGGTCGATCCTGACATCGGCACTCGACATCGTCGCCTCCAACGACGAACTGCGTGAACCCATGGAGAAGGCCACGCCGATGCGCCGACTGGGCCGACCCGAGGACATCGCCGCGGCCGCGGTGTACCTCGCCTCACCGGCAGGCAGCTATCTGACCGGCAAGACGCTCGAGGTCGACGGCGGCCTCACGTTCCCCAACCTCGACATGCCCATCCCGGACCTGTGA
- a CDS encoding TIGR03621 family F420-dependent LLM class oxidoreductase, translated as MAKDFRFGVGLQAARRRQSVQDFARHVEDMGYDVLHMADHLYTTAPFPMLTAIAVATERLRVGTFVLNAGFYRPALLARDVTSLRDLSDGRFELGLGAGYVEEEFQQAELPFPTPGQRVSWLRHVTEHFNAHVPDVPILIAGNGDKLLTLAAQRADIIGLTGGAPVGPDSDPLADRVAFVRAAAGERFGELELNLAVTAMPTDDSGRPDMAITRQFLPGLSDDELLRTPAVLSGSTKEIADTLRGYRETYGVTYITVQQPHAEVFAKVIAELR; from the coding sequence ATGGCCAAGGATTTCCGGTTCGGTGTGGGGCTGCAGGCCGCGCGTCGCCGACAGTCGGTGCAGGACTTCGCCCGCCACGTCGAGGACATGGGTTACGACGTGCTGCACATGGCCGATCACCTCTACACCACCGCGCCGTTTCCGATGCTCACTGCGATCGCGGTGGCCACCGAGCGGTTGCGCGTCGGCACGTTCGTGCTCAACGCCGGCTTCTACCGGCCCGCGCTGCTGGCCCGCGACGTCACCTCGCTGCGGGATCTGTCCGACGGACGCTTCGAGCTCGGGCTAGGCGCCGGATATGTCGAGGAGGAGTTCCAGCAGGCCGAGCTGCCGTTCCCGACGCCCGGGCAGCGGGTCTCCTGGCTGCGCCACGTGACCGAACACTTCAACGCCCACGTACCCGATGTGCCGATCCTCATCGCAGGCAACGGCGACAAACTGCTCACCCTCGCCGCGCAGCGCGCCGACATCATCGGGCTCACCGGCGGCGCCCCCGTCGGACCGGATAGCGACCCGCTCGCCGATCGCGTCGCGTTCGTCCGCGCGGCGGCCGGGGAGCGGTTCGGCGAGCTGGAGCTGAACCTGGCCGTCACCGCGATGCCGACCGACGATTCGGGCCGACCGGACATGGCGATCACGCGGCAGTTCCTGCCCGGGCTGTCCGATGACGAGCTACTCCGCACGCCCGCGGTGCTGTCGGGGTCGACGAAGGAGATCGCCGACACCCTCCGGGGCTATCGTGAGACCTACGGCGTCACCTACATCACCGTGCAGCAGCCGCATGCGGAGGTGTTCGCGAAGGTGATCGCCGAGCTGCGCTGA
- a CDS encoding alpha/beta hydrolase, whose amino-acid sequence MLGRYGIAFSSGRGAESAVLNWSLLSGPLPMVLNVAAIGAAAVLGWCVCKGRRPGWLKVAAAVGCTLGSVVAVGVVATLARRVWMLFPDQLTLPVYIWAVTAVLAVTIACAAAVLDRRRSSTVAGLMAAVVVVAACANQINAVFGAYPTAADALGFSPYDRVALAQVDSRVRVVNVADPLAARWSRPTQLPMKGKVAAAPIPAPVSHFVAREAQIYLPPAYFADPRPRLPVLVLIAGEPGSPLDWLGAGNLVETMDSFAASHGGLAPVVVVPDGTGSQFGDPLCLDSRRGNADSYLARDVPTWIKTHLTVDDDPHSWAVGGLSYGGTCALQLATNHPDVYPTFLDISGAAEPSLGDEKLTVDAAFGGDAAAYHRVNPLDLLRNHRYPNSSGAIVAGTADSDALRDSRVVYAATRGAVMNCRYLELPGGHDWRVFSAALARELPWLADQIGVT is encoded by the coding sequence ATGCTTGGGCGGTATGGGATCGCATTCTCGTCGGGACGTGGTGCGGAGTCGGCGGTGCTGAACTGGTCGTTGCTGTCAGGACCGCTGCCGATGGTCTTGAACGTCGCGGCGATCGGCGCGGCCGCCGTGCTGGGCTGGTGTGTGTGCAAAGGCCGACGACCCGGGTGGCTGAAGGTCGCCGCCGCGGTCGGATGCACCCTGGGGTCGGTCGTCGCGGTCGGCGTGGTCGCAACGCTCGCCCGCCGGGTATGGATGCTTTTCCCCGACCAGCTGACGCTACCGGTGTATATCTGGGCGGTCACGGCCGTGCTCGCGGTGACGATTGCGTGCGCAGCGGCGGTCCTCGACCGCCGTCGGTCGAGCACGGTCGCGGGCTTAATGGCGGCGGTGGTGGTCGTGGCCGCCTGCGCCAATCAGATCAACGCGGTCTTCGGTGCCTATCCGACCGCAGCTGACGCATTGGGTTTCAGCCCCTACGATCGCGTCGCCTTGGCTCAGGTCGACTCCCGGGTGCGGGTGGTCAACGTCGCCGATCCGTTGGCGGCGCGGTGGTCACGACCTACTCAGCTGCCGATGAAAGGTAAGGTCGCCGCCGCACCGATACCGGCTCCGGTCTCCCATTTCGTCGCCCGTGAAGCGCAAATCTATTTGCCCCCTGCCTATTTCGCAGATCCGCGGCCTCGGCTGCCGGTGCTGGTGTTGATCGCCGGCGAGCCCGGATCGCCGTTGGACTGGCTGGGTGCGGGAAACCTCGTCGAGACCATGGACTCCTTTGCCGCTTCGCACGGCGGATTGGCGCCGGTGGTGGTCGTCCCCGATGGCACGGGCAGCCAGTTCGGCGATCCGTTGTGTCTGGATTCGCGCCGCGGCAATGCCGACAGCTACCTTGCCCGCGATGTGCCGACCTGGATCAAAACCCACCTGACGGTCGACGATGACCCGCACAGCTGGGCGGTGGGCGGACTGTCCTACGGCGGCACGTGCGCGCTTCAGCTGGCGACCAATCACCCCGACGTCTACCCCACCTTCCTGGACATCTCCGGAGCAGCCGAGCCAAGCCTGGGTGACGAGAAGCTCACGGTTGACGCGGCGTTCGGCGGCGATGCCGCGGCCTATCATCGGGTGAACCCGCTGGATCTGCTGCGGAACCACCGATACCCCAACAGTTCAGGAGCCATCGTCGCCGGCACAGCGGACTCCGACGCGCTGCGCGATTCACGAGTGGTGTATGCCGCCACGCGTGGGGCCGTGATGAACTGCCGCTACCTTGAGTTGCCCGGCGGCCACGATTGGCGGGTGTTCTCCGCGGCACTGGCGCGCGAACTGCCGTGGCTGGCAGATCAGATCGGGGTCACCTAG